The following are encoded in a window of Salinigranum halophilum genomic DNA:
- a CDS encoding RIO1 family regulatory kinase/ATPase domain-containing protein: MELRRLVRGRLGWEQLERVVRTLQNRYDREQAHIRFLDADNWLSTPMVLDEELFVKVISRQNSLVHAVITTGRNLGAFSSGTEGFFEHFGTPYDMAKHELEATRRIRELGLNAPEPVEALEVDDLGVVVLEYLPEFRPLDQLDREAEAALAPDLFAALHTMHENNLAHGDLRAENVLILDDELYFIDATRVRADAAADAKSYDLACALAALEPLIGARAVVEAALTAYSVSDLVAALEFLDFVNIRPDHDFDAARLKGEIEKRAS, translated from the coding sequence GTGGAACTGCGCCGTCTCGTCCGTGGTCGACTCGGCTGGGAACAGCTCGAACGGGTCGTCCGAACCCTCCAGAACCGTTACGACCGCGAGCAGGCGCACATCCGATTCCTCGACGCGGACAACTGGCTGTCGACGCCGATGGTGCTCGACGAGGAGCTGTTCGTCAAGGTCATCTCGCGGCAGAACTCGCTCGTCCACGCCGTCATCACCACGGGGCGGAACCTCGGCGCCTTCTCCTCGGGGACCGAGGGGTTCTTCGAGCACTTCGGAACGCCCTACGACATGGCGAAACACGAACTCGAGGCGACACGACGCATCCGGGAGCTCGGGCTGAACGCTCCCGAACCGGTCGAGGCGCTCGAAGTCGACGACCTGGGCGTCGTCGTCCTCGAGTATCTCCCCGAGTTCCGGCCGCTCGACCAGCTCGACCGCGAGGCCGAGGCGGCGCTCGCGCCGGACCTGTTCGCGGCGCTGCACACGATGCACGAGAACAACCTCGCCCACGGCGACCTCCGCGCGGAGAACGTGCTCATCCTCGACGACGAACTCTACTTCATCGACGCGACGCGGGTCCGTGCCGACGCCGCCGCGGACGCGAAGTCGTACGACCTCGCCTGCGCACTCGCCGCGCTCGAACCGCTCATCGGCGCACGGGCGGTCGTCGAGGCCGCGCTGACGGCCTACTCCGTGTCGGACCTCGTCGCCGCCCTGGAGTTTCTCGACTTCGTCAACATCCGTCCCGACCACGACTTCGACGCCGCCCGGCTGAAAGGCGAGATCGAAAAGCGTGCGTCGTGA
- a CDS encoding acyl-CoA dehydrogenase family protein: MDFEVPAEHRMVRDQVREFCEAEIAPIAQELEDEHRFPGEVFEELGRLDVMGVPVSEAYGGLGGDQLMYALVTEELGRVSGGIGLSYAAHVSLGSKPIDLFGTEEQKERWLRPLAEGREMGAWALTEPESGSDASDMETTAEKDGDEWVLNGTKQFITNANVANSVLVKAVTDPAAGYDGISTFIVSPDDDGFEVTTVWEKMGLNCSPTCEIRFDDCRLPEERLLGDEGEGWKQTMKTLDGGRVSIAALSVGLAQGAYDAAREYAVEREQFGQPISEFDAVRDTLVDMYRKTERARLLTHKAAARYDAGERVTTESSLAKLDASEAAREVAEDAVQVLGGYGYTTDFAPQRFYRDAKLMEIGEGTSEIQHLVLGRQLGL; this comes from the coding sequence ATGGATTTCGAGGTTCCCGCGGAACACCGGATGGTCCGAGACCAGGTCCGGGAGTTCTGCGAGGCGGAGATCGCCCCGATCGCCCAGGAACTGGAGGACGAACACCGCTTTCCCGGGGAGGTCTTCGAGGAACTCGGGAGACTGGACGTCATGGGCGTCCCCGTCTCCGAGGCGTACGGCGGGCTGGGTGGCGACCAGCTGATGTACGCCCTCGTCACGGAGGAACTGGGGCGGGTCTCGGGCGGTATCGGGCTCTCGTACGCGGCGCACGTCTCGCTCGGTTCGAAGCCCATCGACCTGTTCGGCACCGAGGAGCAGAAGGAACGGTGGCTCCGACCGCTGGCCGAGGGGCGCGAGATGGGCGCGTGGGCGCTCACCGAACCCGAGAGCGGGTCGGACGCGAGCGACATGGAGACCACGGCCGAGAAGGACGGCGACGAGTGGGTGCTGAACGGGACGAAGCAGTTCATCACGAACGCGAACGTCGCCAACTCGGTGCTGGTGAAGGCGGTCACCGACCCTGCAGCGGGCTACGACGGCATCTCGACGTTCATCGTCTCGCCCGACGACGACGGCTTCGAGGTGACGACGGTCTGGGAGAAGATGGGGCTGAACTGCTCGCCCACCTGCGAGATACGGTTCGACGACTGTCGGCTCCCCGAAGAGCGCCTCCTCGGTGACGAGGGAGAAGGGTGGAAACAGACGATGAAGACGCTCGACGGGGGGCGGGTCTCCATCGCCGCGCTCTCTGTCGGCCTCGCACAGGGCGCGTACGATGCGGCACGCGAGTACGCCGTCGAGCGTGAACAGTTCGGACAGCCCATCTCGGAGTTCGACGCCGTCCGCGACACCCTGGTCGACATGTATCGGAAGACCGAACGGGCACGCCTCCTGACGCACAAGGCCGCGGCCCGCTACGACGCCGGCGAACGGGTCACGACGGAGTCGTCGCTCGCGAAACTCGACGCCAGCGAGGCGGCTCGCGAGGTCGCAGAGGACGCCGTCCAGGTTCTCGGCGGCTACGGCTACACCACGGACTTCGCCCCACAGCGCTTCTACCGCGACGCGAAGCTGATGGAGATCGGCGAGGGCACCTCCGAGATTCAACACCTCGTCCTCGGTCGGCAGTTGGGGCTCTGA
- a CDS encoding histidine kinase N-terminal 7TM domain-containing protein: MTTEIVYAGGLFGAGVVSAVTAIVALGRVRSYTQQVPLTFAATALSAAVWATGYGFYLLSTTAGGRAFWLQVLWFGAASVTTLWFAFTLSYTRYDGFLTPWTAALLAVVPGTVIGLVATADQHDLLSSGDVATLGALPTLSTEAGPLPAFHGVYTAVLAVAGLACLIAQFRRSRRLYRQQVAVVLAASAVPVAASLATVAAPRSLVGLDVTPVSFGLSSVAVLVGFYRYQLFDVAPIARDVVVGELRDGAVVVDDRGRVVEANPRARRLLGVGDGRLLGRHLDDLPEYGPVLQRIVDDTMSREEFAVDTFGNERFFEATASRFDGQGDHERGHLIMLRDVTERRRTEAEFRALIENSRDLITVLAPDGTRVYCAPSFERALGHDPEDVVGQDAFDLVHPEDRTDIRETFDRLCASDQGTQERVEYRVHHADGSWRTVEAVGVNLVDDPVIQGVVVNARDVTARRRYEQRLRVLNRVLRHDLRNEVNVIQGHADLILDGNVTAETKDHASVIRRKAETLVDLGEQTRKIDYTLHSTDGVEKPLEITAAIRDRLDAVQKEFPSAIVTRELPDEQWVLADDLVDSAILNVVDNAIEHNDRVAPQITVAVEPVTVGGVDYVEVAVADNGPGIPESERRVFTEGTETPLSHGSGLGLWLTEWIVTRSNGHLCFEENDPRGTVVRVRLRETEPASASTEPAVSTASTD; the protein is encoded by the coding sequence ATGACGACAGAGATAGTCTACGCCGGGGGCCTCTTCGGTGCGGGTGTCGTGTCGGCCGTGACGGCCATCGTCGCGCTCGGGCGGGTGCGCTCGTACACCCAGCAGGTCCCCCTCACGTTCGCCGCGACGGCGCTCTCGGCCGCCGTGTGGGCCACCGGCTACGGTTTCTACCTCCTCTCGACCACGGCGGGCGGGCGCGCGTTCTGGCTCCAGGTGCTCTGGTTCGGGGCCGCCTCGGTCACGACGCTCTGGTTCGCGTTCACCCTCTCGTACACGCGGTACGACGGGTTTCTCACCCCCTGGACGGCCGCGCTGCTGGCTGTCGTTCCGGGGACCGTCATCGGCCTCGTGGCGACGGCCGACCAGCATGACCTCCTCTCCAGCGGCGACGTCGCCACGCTCGGAGCGCTCCCGACGCTCTCGACGGAAGCCGGGCCGCTTCCCGCCTTCCACGGCGTGTACACGGCCGTCCTCGCCGTCGCGGGACTCGCCTGCCTAATCGCGCAGTTCAGGCGCTCGCGCCGCCTCTACCGGCAGCAGGTCGCCGTCGTCCTCGCCGCGTCGGCGGTGCCCGTCGCCGCGTCACTCGCGACGGTGGCCGCCCCGCGCTCGCTGGTGGGACTCGACGTCACCCCCGTCTCGTTCGGACTCTCGTCCGTCGCGGTCCTCGTCGGCTTCTACCGCTACCAGCTGTTCGACGTGGCTCCCATCGCTCGCGACGTCGTCGTCGGCGAACTTCGCGACGGTGCCGTCGTCGTCGACGACCGCGGCCGGGTCGTCGAGGCGAACCCCCGCGCCAGACGGCTCTTGGGTGTCGGGGACGGTCGCCTTCTGGGCCGGCACCTCGACGACCTGCCCGAGTACGGCCCCGTGTTGCAGCGCATCGTCGACGACACCATGTCGCGCGAGGAGTTCGCTGTGGACACGTTCGGTAACGAGCGCTTCTTCGAGGCGACGGCGAGCCGATTCGACGGGCAGGGCGACCACGAGCGCGGCCACCTGATTATGCTCCGCGACGTCACCGAACGGCGGCGCACCGAAGCGGAGTTCCGGGCCCTCATCGAGAACTCCCGCGACCTCATCACGGTCCTCGCACCCGACGGGACACGCGTGTACTGCGCTCCCTCGTTCGAGCGGGCGCTCGGCCACGACCCCGAAGACGTGGTCGGGCAGGACGCATTCGACCTCGTCCACCCCGAAGACCGCACCGACATCCGCGAGACGTTCGACCGGCTCTGTGCCAGCGACCAGGGGACGCAGGAACGAGTCGAGTACCGCGTCCACCACGCCGACGGGTCGTGGCGGACCGTCGAGGCCGTCGGCGTGAACCTCGTCGACGACCCGGTCATCCAGGGCGTCGTGGTGAACGCACGCGACGTGACCGCTCGACGTCGCTACGAACAGCGACTCCGGGTACTCAACCGCGTCCTCCGCCACGACCTCCGGAACGAGGTCAACGTCATCCAGGGTCACGCCGACCTCATCCTCGACGGGAACGTCACCGCGGAGACGAAAGACCACGCAAGTGTCATCAGGCGGAAGGCCGAGACACTCGTCGACCTCGGCGAACAGACGCGCAAGATCGACTACACGCTCCACAGCACCGACGGAGTGGAGAAGCCCCTCGAGATCACCGCCGCCATCCGTGACCGACTCGATGCCGTCCAGAAGGAGTTCCCGTCGGCCATCGTCACGAGAGAACTCCCCGACGAGCAGTGGGTGCTCGCCGACGACCTCGTCGATTCGGCCATCCTGAACGTCGTCGACAACGCCATCGAACACAACGACCGCGTCGCGCCCCAGATCACCGTCGCGGTCGAGCCCGTCACGGTCGGCGGCGTCGACTACGTCGAGGTGGCCGTCGCGGACAACGGACCGGGGATACCCGAGTCCGAGCGGCGCGTCTTCACCGAGGGGACCGAGACGCCGCTGAGCCACGGGAGCGGCCTCGGGCTCTGGCTCACCGAGTGGATCGTCACGCGGTCGAACGGTCACCTCTGCTTCGAGGAGAACGACCCGCGCGGGACGGTCGTTCGGGTCCGCCTCCGCGAGACCGAACCCGCTTCGGCCAGTACCGAACCCGCGGTGTCGACGGCGTCGACCGACTGA
- a CDS encoding carbohydrate kinase family protein: MTQEVLVAGETLVDFIPEQTGPLAAVESFSRRAGGAPANVAVGLAHLDSAPLFWTRVGDDAFGDHLRETLADAGLADTYVETDPVAKTGLAFVSLGEEAEREFSFHRHESADTRLQPGTVDDETLAEVEWVHVGGVTLADEPARTATLDLVERAQAADATVSFDPNARPELWAGDECSFAETVDDLLPQVDVLKVTPDDLAEADIAYDGPEATAEALLDRGPHTVFLTLGDAGSFAAATAEAPWTEAAVATFHDGYTVDPVDTTGAGDAFTAGVVAALVEGADLDEALGFANAVAAVTTTAPGAMTALPSCEQVVTFRAEQS, from the coding sequence ATGACGCAGGAGGTTCTCGTCGCCGGCGAGACGCTCGTCGACTTCATCCCCGAACAGACCGGACCGCTCGCGGCCGTCGAGTCGTTCTCCCGCCGCGCCGGCGGGGCACCCGCGAACGTCGCCGTCGGCCTCGCACACCTCGATTCCGCCCCGTTGTTCTGGACGCGCGTCGGCGACGACGCCTTCGGCGACCACCTCCGGGAGACGCTCGCTGACGCGGGCCTCGCCGACACCTACGTCGAGACCGACCCGGTGGCGAAGACCGGCCTCGCGTTCGTGAGCCTCGGCGAGGAGGCCGAGCGCGAGTTCTCCTTTCACCGCCACGAGAGCGCCGACACCCGACTGCAGCCCGGAACCGTCGACGACGAGACGCTCGCGGAGGTCGAGTGGGTCCACGTCGGCGGTGTGACGCTCGCGGACGAACCCGCGCGGACGGCGACGCTCGACCTGGTCGAGCGTGCACAGGCGGCCGACGCGACGGTCTCGTTCGACCCCAACGCCCGCCCGGAGCTGTGGGCGGGAGACGAGTGCTCGTTCGCCGAGACGGTCGACGACCTCCTGCCACAGGTGGACGTCCTGAAGGTGACGCCGGACGACCTCGCCGAGGCCGACATCGCCTACGACGGACCGGAGGCGACGGCCGAGGCGCTTCTCGACCGCGGCCCACACACGGTCTTCTTGACACTCGGGGACGCGGGCTCGTTCGCCGCGGCGACGGCCGAGGCACCGTGGACCGAGGCGGCCGTGGCGACGTTCCACGACGGCTACACCGTCGACCCGGTCGACACGACGGGAGCGGGCGACGCCTTCACCGCCGGGGTGGTCGCCGCACTCGTCGAGGGGGCCGACCTCGACGAGGCCCTCGGCTTCGCCAACGCCGTCGCCGCGGTGACGACGACGGCCCCGGGAGCGATGACGGCGCTCCCCAGCTGCGAGCAGGTCGTCACGTTCCGCGCCGAACAGTCCTAG
- a CDS encoding RAD23 family protein: MADEDEPQPDDESETPADDSAGSDHEPTASGADGPVPVGVKLGSTRTVIYVPDEDGSLRTIRTLTCLSTYEDALTGEERVIYGEQAAREYPDRVRYMLRSGLPEDDENADLAKQFFSELVQSQDIPSDSAVVYAIPTIENEEGLGNLAAVIEESGIGDALVRSFPESLCGSIPALGDDLEAIDEIFIAVNMGSTNLEACAYRHGEQLAPFSTGSVTGNEVDRHIANAVEEETQGRVNIDRTTAREYKEEHGNFVDFEPFTDVIQQPGGGSHEFTIERSVMDPLDDYVDEVVDEIANNFLSELANSHIKPYQIALSRPIAVTGGMACIPGIVEEFEARLGAELNREVEATAPERPDLAAAQGAQRIAGRLIERR; the protein is encoded by the coding sequence ATGGCAGACGAGGACGAGCCACAACCGGACGACGAGAGCGAGACACCAGCCGACGATTCTGCGGGTTCAGACCACGAACCGACCGCCAGCGGTGCGGACGGACCGGTTCCGGTCGGTGTGAAGCTCGGCAGCACCCGAACCGTCATCTACGTCCCAGACGAGGACGGCTCGCTCCGAACCATCCGGACGCTCACCTGTCTCTCCACCTACGAGGACGCGCTCACCGGCGAGGAGCGCGTCATCTACGGCGAACAGGCCGCCCGCGAGTATCCCGACCGGGTCCGCTACATGCTCCGCTCGGGCCTCCCCGAGGACGACGAGAACGCCGACCTCGCAAAGCAGTTCTTCTCCGAGCTCGTCCAGTCGCAGGACATCCCGAGCGACAGCGCCGTCGTCTACGCTATCCCGACGATCGAGAACGAGGAGGGGCTCGGGAACCTCGCGGCCGTCATCGAAGAGAGCGGCATCGGGGACGCGCTCGTCCGGTCGTTCCCCGAGTCGCTCTGCGGCTCGATTCCGGCCCTCGGCGACGACCTGGAGGCCATCGACGAGATATTCATCGCGGTCAACATGGGGTCGACGAACCTCGAAGCGTGTGCGTACCGTCACGGCGAACAGCTCGCTCCCTTCTCGACGGGCTCTGTCACCGGAAACGAGGTCGACCGACACATCGCGAACGCGGTCGAAGAGGAGACGCAGGGGCGCGTCAACATCGACCGGACCACCGCCCGGGAGTACAAGGAAGAACACGGAAACTTCGTCGACTTCGAACCGTTCACCGACGTCATCCAGCAGCCCGGCGGCGGCAGCCACGAGTTCACCATCGAGCGCTCCGTCATGGACCCCCTCGACGACTACGTCGACGAGGTCGTCGACGAGATCGCGAACAACTTCCTCTCGGAACTGGCGAACAGCCACATCAAACCCTACCAGATCGCCCTCTCGCGGCCCATCGCTGTGACGGGGGGGATGGCCTGCATCCCGGGCATCGTCGAGGAGTTCGAGGCGCGACTCGGTGCGGAGCTGAATCGCGAGGTCGAAGCGACGGCGCCAGAGCGGCCCGACCTCGCGGCCGCACAGGGCGCACAGCGAATCGCTGGTCGACTCATCGAGCGGCGGTAA
- a CDS encoding FlaD/FlaE family flagellar protein — MNVNPEDYDPEELRRMAADRRDLDHPENRTEQRNGAEAGDRVEDAHSRRNGEGDEPHARHDGRDGRREAYGERGHREPRARPTPRGTPSRRGVAADALRSNQLEQLFLHQSAMVTEEMTKPYLGSLPQKYAAERVVFDWLEFLVLKGGFKRTMDALRYYRTIDWITGDVEDTLQDYLVGFTDDSYGGHDLDVDDHQLSLLYVARLASMS; from the coding sequence ATGAACGTCAACCCCGAAGACTACGACCCCGAAGAGTTGCGGCGGATGGCAGCGGACCGACGGGACCTCGACCATCCCGAGAACCGCACTGAACAGCGCAACGGGGCGGAGGCCGGAGACCGCGTGGAGGACGCGCACTCCCGACGGAACGGGGAGGGCGACGAGCCGCACGCGCGGCACGACGGTCGCGACGGCCGCCGTGAGGCGTACGGTGAGCGCGGTCATCGCGAACCGCGAGCGCGTCCGACACCGCGCGGAACGCCGTCGAGACGCGGCGTCGCCGCGGACGCGCTCCGCTCGAACCAGCTCGAACAGCTGTTCCTCCACCAGTCGGCGATGGTCACAGAGGAGATGACGAAGCCGTATCTCGGGTCGCTCCCGCAGAAGTACGCCGCCGAACGGGTCGTCTTCGACTGGCTCGAGTTCCTGGTCCTCAAAGGCGGGTTCAAGCGGACGATGGACGCGCTCCGGTACTACCGGACCATCGACTGGATCACCGGCGACGTCGAGGACACGCTCCAGGACTACCTGGTCGGCTTCACCGACGACAGCTACGGCGGGCACGACCTCGACGTCGACGACCACCAGCTCAGTCTGCTGTACGTCGCCCGCCTCGCCTCGATGAGTTAA
- a CDS encoding chemotaxis protein CheD, with protein MEIYTSGPPTRRTTDRIKVGIADFAVGDRESTLSTSGLGSCVGVALYDDRVGVAGLAHAMLPHGEGKSDEAKYVDTAVGALVEAMEREGASRRRLVAKLAGGSTMFEFKSTDESVGDRNVDAARATLAALAVPVEAEDVGGDHGRSLELDGATGTLHVRSASAGQQML; from the coding sequence ATGGAAATCTACACGAGCGGCCCGCCGACCCGACGGACGACCGACCGCATCAAAGTCGGTATCGCCGACTTCGCGGTCGGGGACCGAGAGAGTACGCTCTCGACGAGTGGACTCGGCTCGTGCGTGGGGGTCGCACTGTACGACGACCGCGTCGGTGTCGCCGGGCTCGCGCACGCGATGCTCCCTCACGGTGAGGGAAAGAGCGACGAGGCGAAGTACGTCGACACCGCGGTCGGCGCGCTCGTCGAGGCGATGGAACGTGAGGGCGCGTCGCGTCGCCGACTCGTGGCGAAGCTCGCCGGGGGGAGTACGATGTTCGAGTTCAAATCGACGGACGAGAGCGTCGGCGACCGCAACGTCGACGCGGCACGAGCGACGCTCGCCGCGCTCGCGGTACCCGTCGAGGCGGAGGACGTCGGCGGCGACCACGGCCGCTCGCTCGAACTCGACGGGGCGACGGGGACGCTCCACGTCCGCTCCGCGTCGGCCGGCCAGCAGATGCTCTGA
- a CDS encoding chemotaxis protein CheC, with translation MNLDVHALRTFSQLAHSGAETAAWSLSELTGIETHVNVTKVELETASDVECEFREHDFVSIRIGFSGGLEGRTILAFDRESAMNVVEAILPGATAGDELATSGLKEVGNIMLGGFIDGWANHLETTIDITTPTYLDVDSDGPLDDFNVSKEGFGGEKEHVLVFRNQLETVTDPVTFYLYMVPTAGSIETIVDTATDAEEALPIETFTAFSDMIADGAEQASADISAMTGTDTTVDVSRLSFVPIEGIPMQLDDATRVGVVLEFEGAPSGYIAILFDEPSSERIASALLPGVDAGAEMRQSAIQEIGNIITSGFLDGWANRLETTIEISPPQFVHDLGPAIIDPLATELAQQQDYAFLIDSTIRTADDEFTCDIYALPNEEELHGALDQLTARPA, from the coding sequence ATGAACCTCGACGTCCACGCGCTCCGGACGTTCAGTCAACTGGCACACTCCGGTGCCGAGACGGCCGCGTGGTCGCTGTCGGAGTTGACCGGGATCGAGACGCACGTCAACGTCACGAAGGTCGAACTGGAGACGGCTTCGGACGTCGAGTGCGAGTTCCGCGAACACGACTTCGTGAGTATCCGTATCGGGTTCAGCGGCGGGCTCGAGGGACGGACCATCCTGGCGTTCGACCGCGAGAGCGCGATGAACGTCGTCGAGGCGATCCTCCCCGGAGCGACCGCGGGCGACGAACTCGCGACGTCGGGGCTCAAAGAGGTCGGGAACATCATGCTCGGCGGCTTCATCGACGGGTGGGCGAACCACCTCGAGACGACCATCGACATCACGACGCCGACCTACCTCGACGTCGACAGCGACGGGCCGCTCGACGACTTCAACGTCTCGAAAGAGGGGTTCGGGGGCGAGAAAGAGCACGTCCTCGTCTTCCGGAATCAACTCGAGACCGTCACCGACCCGGTCACGTTCTACCTCTACATGGTCCCGACGGCGGGGTCGATCGAGACCATCGTCGACACCGCGACCGACGCCGAGGAGGCGCTTCCTATCGAGACGTTCACCGCGTTCAGCGATATGATCGCCGACGGTGCCGAACAGGCGTCGGCGGACATCTCGGCGATGACGGGAACCGACACCACCGTCGACGTCTCCCGGTTGAGCTTCGTCCCGATCGAGGGCATCCCGATGCAACTCGACGACGCGACACGCGTCGGAGTCGTCCTCGAGTTCGAAGGGGCTCCGAGCGGCTACATCGCCATCCTGTTCGACGAACCGTCGTCGGAACGCATCGCCTCGGCGCTCCTCCCTGGTGTGGACGCCGGGGCGGAGATGCGACAGAGCGCGATCCAGGAAATCGGTAACATCATCACGTCGGGCTTTCTCGACGGGTGGGCCAACCGGCTGGAGACGACCATCGAGATATCGCCACCGCAGTTCGTCCACGACCTCGGCCCGGCGATTATCGACCCGCTGGCGACAGAACTCGCCCAGCAGCAAGACTACGCGTTCCTCATCGACTCGACCATCCGGACGGCCGACGACGAGTTCACCTGTGACATCTACGCCCTGCCGAACGAGGAGGAGTTGCACGGCGCACTGGACCAGTTGACGGCGCGGCCAGCCTGA
- the cheY gene encoding chemotaxis protein CheY has product MASTVLVVDDSAFMRNLLKQLLDGEHEVIGEAENGVEAVEMYRELDPDVVTMDVVMPIRNGIEATTEIKDLDPGSSVIMCTSVGQEEKMREAVEAGADGYITKPFQKPNVLQAIDDVAKAKV; this is encoded by the coding sequence ATGGCTAGCACAGTACTGGTCGTCGACGACTCTGCGTTCATGCGAAACCTACTGAAACAGCTTCTCGACGGCGAGCACGAGGTCATCGGCGAGGCCGAAAACGGCGTCGAAGCGGTGGAGATGTACCGCGAACTCGACCCCGACGTGGTGACGATGGACGTCGTGATGCCTATCAGAAACGGTATCGAGGCGACGACCGAGATCAAAGACCTCGACCCGGGCTCGTCGGTCATCATGTGCACGAGTGTCGGGCAGGAAGAGAAGATGCGCGAGGCCGTCGAGGCGGGCGCGGACGGGTACATCACGAAGCCGTTTCAGAAGCCGAACGTGCTGCAGGCAATCGACGACGTCGCGAAGGCGAAGGTATGA
- a CDS encoding DUF7500 family protein produces MPPGGSRDDEGVVDPEDLDITENEQVQELREGQYVIATDSAADDFADLRADIRAELAAEQAPASDPRSALVDHLESLSVANGFVVAGRFDGDVHVNERASDDPGAVFGDLLTWYAVHVDGDTPVPEVLGILCLAGEVQVRYPARTLVDFLGVHDLSPDDSIRDLLETVREDGLVLPPDDAARE; encoded by the coding sequence ATGCCACCGGGTGGGTCGCGCGACGACGAGGGTGTAGTCGACCCCGAGGACCTCGACATCACGGAGAACGAACAGGTCCAGGAGCTACGCGAGGGGCAGTACGTCATCGCCACCGACAGCGCGGCTGACGATTTCGCCGACCTCCGTGCGGACATCCGGGCCGAACTGGCAGCCGAGCAAGCACCGGCTTCCGACCCCCGGTCGGCGCTCGTCGACCACCTGGAATCGCTCTCGGTCGCCAACGGCTTCGTCGTCGCCGGGCGATTCGACGGCGACGTCCACGTGAACGAGCGCGCCTCGGACGATCCGGGCGCGGTCTTCGGCGACCTCCTCACGTGGTACGCGGTGCACGTCGACGGCGACACCCCGGTTCCGGAAGTGCTCGGCATCCTCTGCCTCGCCGGTGAGGTCCAGGTCCGGTATCCGGCCCGAACGCTCGTCGACTTCCTCGGGGTCCACGACCTCTCGCCCGACGACTCGATTCGGGACCTCCTCGAGACGGTTCGTGAAGACGGGCTCGTGCTGCCACCGGACGACGCGGCCCGCGAGTGA
- a CDS encoding ArsR/SmtB family transcription factor gives MEPDRTLAALGNDYNPDILRSAYQPHSAQEFSDMLDIPIATCYRRIEELSEAGLLTLHDRVLSDEHRRTNVYRREVDEINVRFEDDDLVLNVTERPEVKTKLDDVWRRIAQDN, from the coding sequence ATGGAGCCCGATCGGACACTCGCGGCACTCGGGAACGATTACAACCCAGACATTCTTCGGTCTGCGTACCAGCCACACTCCGCACAGGAGTTCAGCGACATGCTGGACATCCCCATCGCGACGTGTTACCGTCGCATCGAAGAGCTCTCGGAAGCCGGCCTCCTGACGCTCCACGACCGCGTGCTCTCCGACGAGCATCGACGGACGAACGTCTACCGTCGCGAGGTCGACGAGATCAACGTCCGGTTCGAAGACGACGACCTCGTTCTCAACGTCACCGAACGACCCGAGGTCAAGACCAAACTCGACGACGTCTGGCGTCGGATCGCTCAGGACAACTAA
- a CDS encoding archaellin/type IV pilin N-terminal domain-containing protein, which yields MFEDTDNRGQVGIGTLIVFIAMVLVAAIAAGVLVNTAGFLQESAEQTGQQAQGEVSDRVQVVTSYALDTDGTDPTSYDELNITIRKASGSDDINISDITFTYLGPSTTNSGTLGDLTNDRNAVSGNADYLRNESDRVQFTIDVDGGDVGATDELQPGTEFQLQLTTSSGASTYIEGRIPETAENGGVVEV from the coding sequence ATGTTCGAAGACACAGACAACAGGGGTCAGGTCGGTATCGGGACCCTCATCGTGTTCATCGCGATGGTACTGGTTGCGGCGATCGCAGCCGGGGTCCTGGTCAACACGGCCGGGTTCCTCCAGGAGAGCGCAGAACAGACCGGACAGCAGGCACAGGGCGAAGTGAGTGACCGGGTGCAGGTCGTGACGTCGTACGCGCTCGATACCGACGGCACCGATCCGACGAGCTACGACGAGCTGAACATCACGATTCGGAAAGCCTCGGGCTCTGACGACATCAACATCAGCGATATCACCTTCACCTATCTCGGCCCGAGTACAACTAACTCCGGCACGCTGGGTGATCTCACGAACGACCGGAACGCCGTCTCTGGTAACGCCGATTACCTCCGCAACGAGTCGGACCGTGTCCAGTTCACGATCGACGTCGATGGCGGTGACGTCGGTGCAACAGACGAACTCCAGCCCGGCACGGAGTTCCAGCTCCAGCTGACGACCTCGTCCGGTGCCTCGACCTACATCGAGGGCCGCATCCCTGAGACCGCAGAGAACGGCGGCGTGGTGGAGGTCTAA